One region of Macadamia integrifolia cultivar HAES 741 chromosome 11, SCU_Mint_v3, whole genome shotgun sequence genomic DNA includes:
- the LOC122094342 gene encoding cis-3-alkyl-4-alkyloxetan-2-one decarboxylase codes for MAIEANFSWLQLKPAQFLHRYSFSTTFLFPRLLNFTDLEIKKKSFKFRCRSSQVDDEGYLLDAPESIGDGFSFSGGKYSDGSSPSDEWFKQGKIVKALPVFGTGEKAKDPIFGLAMGGSSQASDDVFRWFCVERGNAANPSVILVHGFPSQAYSYRKALPVLAKDYHVIAFDWLGFGFSDKPQPRYGFDYTLDEYVSSLDALISELVEDKVSIVVQGYFAPVVVKYASNHQDKLNDLILLNPPLMDNHANLPSTLSIFSNFLLGEIFSQDPLRASDKALTSCGPYKMKEEDAMVYRRPYLTSGSSGFALNAISRAMRKQLKSYVGVMRKMLSSEDWKVRTTVCWGQRDRWLSYDGVEDFCKSSNHKLMELPMAGHHVQEDSGEELGQIIAGLISRRH; via the exons ATGGCGATTGAAGCTAACTTTTCATGGCTTCAATTGAAGCCAGCTCAATTCCTCCACCGTTATTCTTTTTCCACGACTTTCTTGTTTCCACGCTTGCTTAATTTCACTGATCTAGAAATCAAGAAGAAATCATTCAAATTCCGTTGCAGATCAAGCCAAGTAGACGATGAG GGATATCTGTTAGATGCTCCAGAATCTATCGGAGACGGGTTTTCCTTCAGTGGAG gTAAATACTCTGATGGCTCAAGCCCATCAGATGAATGGTTCAAGCAAGGAAAGATA GTAAAAGCTCTTCCTGTCTTTGGCACTGGTGAGAAGGCAAAGGATCCAATATTTGGACTTGCAATGGGTGGTAGTTCTCAGGCTTCAGATGATGTTTTCAG ATGGTTTTGCGTTGAAAGAGGAAATGCTGCTAACCCATCAGTTATTTTAGTTCATGGTTTTCCTTCACAG GCATATTCTTATCGCAAAGCTCTTCCTGTACTTGCCAAAGAttatcatgtcattgcatttgattggttag GTTTTGGATTTTCAGATAAGCCTCAACCAAGATATGGCTTTGACTACACATTGGATG AGTATGTGTCATCCTTGGATGCTCTTATTAGTGAACTTGTAGAAGATAAGGTTTCCATTGTTGTTCAG GGATACTTTGCTCCGGTAGTTGTCAAATATGCTAGCAATCATCAAGACAAGTTGAATGATCTCATTCTTCTTAATCCTCCT CTGATGGACAATCATGCTAACCTGCCGTCAACGTTATCAATATTCAGCAACTTTTTGTTGGGTGAAATTTTTTCCCAG GATCCTCTCAGGGCTAGTGACAAAGCATTGACCAGCTGTGGACCTTACAAGATGAAGGAGGAGGATGCAATGGTTTACAGAAGACCTTATCTCACATCTGGATCTTCAGGATTTGCATTAAATGCTATAAGTAGGGCCATGAGGAAGCAGTTGAAG TCCTATGTTGGAGTGATGAGGAAGATGCTATCCAGTGAGGACTGGAAAGTTCGGACAACAGTTTGTTGGGGTCAAAGAGACCGCTGGTTGAGCTATGATGGAGTAGAAGATTTTTGCAAGAGTTCAAATCATAAATTGATGGAGCTTCCAATG GCTGGACATCATGTCCAGGAGGACAGTGGTGAAGAACTCGGACAAATCATTGCAGGACTTATCAGCAGAAGGCATTAG
- the LOC122094343 gene encoding auxin efflux carrier component 5-like: MIGWEDVYKVVVAMFPLYVALVLGYGSVRWWHIFNPEQCNAINLLVCYFTLPLFTFEFAASIDPFKMNYLFIGADAISKVIIVMVLALWAKCSSKGSYCWSITSFSLSTLTNSLVVGVPLLKAMYGQMAVDLVVQSSVIQGIIWLTILLFVLELRKTRSDTLSMINVDSNAMKDVEGNNEQMVAITSTKPSLCSLMKIVWLKLALNPNSYACFIGMAWAFIANRWHLEMPSIIEGSVLIMSRAGIGMAMFSMGLFMAMQEKFMACGPSLTVFGLVLRFVAGPAAMAIGSIAVGLHGDVLRVAIIQAALPQSITSFIYAKEYGLHANVLSTAVILGMILSLPILVGYYAVLELLN, encoded by the exons ATGATAGGGTGGGAAGATGTTTACAAGGTGGTGGTGGCCATGTTTCCCTTATATGTAGCACTAGTTTTGGGGTATGGGTCAGTAAGGTGGTGGCACATATTCAACCCTGAACAGTGCAATGCAATTAACCTTCTTGTTTGCTATTTCACTCTCCCTCTATTCACTTTTGAATTTGCAGCCTCTATTGATCCTTTCAAAATGAACTACTTATTCATAGGAGCTGATGCTATCTCCAAAGTCATAATAGTTATGGTATTGGCCTTATGGGCTAAGTGTAGTAGTAAAGGTAGCTATTGTTGGTCTATAACAAGCTTCTCTTTATCTACTCTCACTAATTCTCTGGTTGTAGGTGTACCACTACTGAAGGCCATGTATGGACAAATGGCTGTTGATCTAGTGGTACAGTCTTCTGTCATACAGGGAATCATATGGCTCACAATTCTTCTGTTTGTGTTGGAGCTTCGAAAGACAAGGAGTGATACCTTGTCAATGATTAATGTTGATTCTAATGCTATGAAGGATGTGGAAGGAAATAATGAGCAGATGGTGGCAATAACTAGTACAAAACCTTCCTTGTGCTCTCTGATGAAGATTGTGTGGCTAAAGCTTGCACTTAATCCCAACTCCTATGCTTGTTTTATTGGCATGGCATGGGCTTTTATTGCAAACAG GTGGCATCTAGAGATGCCAAGTATTATTGAGGGATCTGTATTGATCATGTCAAGGGCAGGGATTGGGATGGCCATGTTTAGCATGG GGTTGTTCATGGCAATGCAGGAGAAGTTTATGGCATGTGGGCCAAGTCTAACAGTGTTTGGACTAGTGTTAAGGTTTGTGGCTGGTCCAGCAGCCATGGCTATCGGTTCCATTGCTGTAGGGTTGCATGGTGATGTCTTACGTGTTGCCATTATCCAG GCAGCCTTACCACAATCCATCACATCCTTCATCTATGCCAAGGAATATGGGTTGCATGCCAATGTCCTTAGTACTGC GGTGATCCTAGGGATGATACTTTCCTTGCCCATCTTGGTCGGATACTATGCGGTTTTAGAGTTATTGAATTGA